The genomic DNA GGTTGGTGTTGGACCTGACGCGGAAAGTGGCGTTTTTTTCGACCGGCATGCGGCAAAAGCTCGCGCTGGCTGCGACGCTGGCGCTCGACGCGCCGCTGGTGATCCTGGACGAGCCGACGGCCAATCTCGACCCCACCGTGCGCGGCGAGGTGTTGGCCTTGGTGCGCGAGGCGCGTAGCGCCGGGCGGACGGTGATGTTCTCGTCGCACGTGCTGTCCGAAATTGAACATTGCTGCGACCGAGTGGTGATCTTGCGACGCGGCGAGCTAGTGCATACGCAAGTGATGGCCGACTTGCGCAAGCAGCATCGAATCCGCGCGCGATTGACCGGAGCCTGGACGCCGCCGCCGGCGCATTTGGCCGCTGAACTTTGTGTGCAAAAGAGCGACATGGGCGAACTGCGGATTGAAACGCCAGGAGAGCTGTCGCCACTGTTGGGCTGGCTCTCGCAACTGCCCATCACGGAGGTGCGGGTGGAGCCCGTGGGATTGCAAGCGCTGTACGACCGCTATCACCAGTCGGAGCCGCTATGAGCACGACCTCGGAACTGGCGCCGCGTCGCGCGGCGGGGAGCGACTCGGCGCTGGCGTCGACCGGAGCGCTGGCGATCTCGGCGCGCGATGGCGAGTTGGGGGCGCGCAGCTTTTTCAACCGCGCGCTGTGGGGCAAAGCGCTGTTTGAGTGCCGCGGCCTGCTGCTGGCCTCGCTGGCTTTGATGTTCTCGTTCCACTGGATTTTTGTGTGGATCACGAGCATGGTGCAGCTTGGCCCGTTGGCCGATTTTGTGAAGACGCTGCCCAACGGGATACAAAACTTGTCGGGCGTGCCGGTGAACGAATTGGCCACGGTGGCGGGGCGCATCGCCTTGGCGTATGTCGACCCGGTGGTGCTGTTCACCGCGGCGGTGTGGGGCATCTCGCGCGGCTCCGACGCGGTGGCGGGCGAAATTGATCGCGGCACGATGGAAATGTTGCTCGCTCAACCGATCGATCGACTGGCGCTTTTGCTGACCAAAGGGGCCGTGGCGGTGCTCGGCGCCGCGCTCATCGCAGTGGTGTCGTTCGCGGGGACCTGGTGCGGGCTGACGGCCGTCACGCTGGAAGAGCCGACCAGCATCTGGGCGTTTCTGCCGGCGGCCATCAATTTGTTCGCGATGACATTTTTCTTGGTTGGGGTTAGCTTTGCGGTATCGAGCTTCGATCGCTATCGCTGGCGGGTGATTGGGCTGTTGGGCGGCTTTTACACGCTGAGCCTGATCGTGAACGTAATGGCCCGCATGGTGGAAAAACTCGGTTGGCTGGAGTACTTCACCTTTTTTGGCGCGTATGAACCGCAGGGGATGACGGCGTTCATGCTCAATGAGCCGGCAAAGGCGTGGGCCATGTCGCTGCATTTCGATGGGCTGCTCATCGGATTAGGGCTGGTGGGATTTGCCGTGTCGGCGGTGGTGTTTGCCCGGCGCGACATTCCGGCGCCGCTGTAGCTTTTGGAGAGAGCCAACGACGGCTGGTTTTCCTCCACCGCTCAGAGCGGCCGAAGCCAACGATTGCCGGGAACTCACGTAGCCCGATTGGGCGGCATCGGCAATAATCTTTGCAGTTTGCCTGTTTTACCGAAGGTTGGCTGGCAGCGCGACGAGAAGCATCGCGTTTCTTGCGCGTCGGCGGTCACGGATGATTCGCTTCGATAGGAGTTTTGGCCATGTCGATTCGTGCGGTCGCGATTGCGGTGACAATATTGATGCTGTGGCTGCCCGCGGCGCGGTGCGACGAGGCCGCCGGCCAGGCGAAACTGGATGAAGCCATCGACCTGAAGATCAGCGCCGAGAGCGTCAGCCAATTGGGCGAAGTGATCCGCTTGGCCAAGGAGGCGATCGACGAGGGACTGGACGCCGACAACAAACCGTTTGCCGAGCAGTTGCTGGCGTCTTGCTTGATTCAACGGGGCGGGGCGTTTGCCGAAGCGGTGCTGCGAGGCTCGCCGAGGCAGATTCAATCTCCGCAGCAGTACCGGCAACTGCGCGCGATGGCGATGACCGACCTGGAGCAGGCGATCAAGATCGATGAGAAACAGCCGCATGCCTGGTATTTGATCGGCCGCTTGGAATCGACGCCTGGGGGAGACCACGAGCGGGCGATCGCGGCGTTCGACAAGGCGCTGGAGATCGACATCAAGGACACGCTGCTGCGGGCGCGGGCGCTTACCGGGCGGGCATTGTTGCTCGAAGACCCCGCGAAGCAGAGCGCGGACTTGGACGAGGCGGTGAAGCTAGCCCCCGACGAGGTGGAGACGGTGCGGGCGCGGGGCATGTTTTTGGCGGATCAAAAAAAATACGAAGAGGCGAAACGCGACCTGCAGAAGGCGGTGGAACTGGAACCGGGCGACGCGCTGAACGAGGCGGCGCTGGCCGCCGTGCTGGCCGAGGCGCGCGAGTACGATGAGGCGCTGACCCACTACAACAAGGCCATTGAGCTGGAGCCGGAAGCGGCGCAGCTTTACAACCAACGGGCCCGGGTCTACCTGCTGCAAGGCAAGGCGAGCGAAGCGATTGAAGACCTGGACAAGACGCTGGAGCTGATTCCCGATCAGCCGATGGCGCTGCTCTTGCGAGCCAACGCGCTGCACGCGCTGGGCGACCGCGACCGGGCGATGGCCGACGTGGAGCGGGTGTTGAAGGAGAACAACAACTTTACCCCGGCATTGCGGATGCGGGGGATGCTTTTGGCCGACTCCGGCAAACTGAAGGAAGCCATTGAGTCTTTGCGAGCCGCGATCGAGGCGACGCCGAACGACGTTGAGTTGTTATTGCAGATGGCGACGATCGAACTGGCGAGCAAAGACCCCGAGGGGGCCGTGCGCGACTACACGCGGGTGCTCGAGCAGGATGCCGACAATTGGCTGGCCAAACAGGGCCGCGCCGACGCGTATCTGGGGCTGGGCAAGCACCAAGAGGCATTGGCCGACTACGAAGCGGCCTTTGCGGCCCAGCCCAAGAACCCCACCATTCTCAACAATCTCTCCTGGCTGTTGTCGACCTCTCCGAACGACGACCTGCGCGACGGCGCCCGGGCGGTGGAACTAGCCAAAACGGCCTGCGAAGTCACCGAATACAAGCAGGCGCACATCTTGAGCACGCTGGCGGCGGGCTACGCCGAATCGGGAGACTGGGACAAGGCGGTGGAGTGGTCGACCAAGTCGTTGGAACTGGCGGACGCGCGGCAGAAAGAAGCGCTGTCCAAGGAACTGGAAAGCTACAAGCAAAAGAAGCCGTGGCGCGAGTCGATTGCCAGTCCACTTCCGGCTGCCGAAGGCGAAGCGGCCGCCGAGGAGACCGAATCGAAAGATGGCCAGACGGCAGCCAGTGAGGAGGCCGAGGGAGCGAAGCCTTGAATCGCGACTCAGCCTGGTCGCTGGTCTGCGAATACACGCAGAGCGATAGCCTGCGCAAACACATGCTGGCGGTCGAATCGGCGATGCGGGCCTACGCCGCGCGCTACGACGAGGACGTGGAGCAGTGGGGCATTGTCGGCCTGCTGCATGACTTTGACTATGAGCGCTGGCCCGATCCGCCAGACCATCCGCTGGAAGGCGCTAAGATCTTGGCCGAGCGCGGCTATACGGCCGAGGTGATCTACGCGATCAAGTCGCACGCCGATTATCTGACCGACTGCCCGCGCATTTCGCGTCTGGACAAGGCGCTGTACGCGTGCGATGAATTAGCCGGACTGGTGACGGCGACGGCGCTAGTCCGGCCGGAGGGGATTCGCGGCCTAGAGGCGCGGAGCGTGAAGAAAAAATTCAAGCAGAAGACGTTCGCGGCAGCGATCAACCGCGACGACATCACGCGGGGCGCGGCCGACCTGGGTGTGCCGCTGGACGAGCATATTCAATTTGTGATCGACGCTATGCAGGGGGTGGCCGAGGAGTTGGGACTGACCGGTAGCAATAGCTAGCGCCGGCGCGTCGCCCGATCGATCGCGGCCAGCCAACCTCGCGGCGGCGCATGTGCTGGCCTCCATTTCGGCCTGTTCGCGGGTAAACGCAAATGGCCATCCAAATTCGCAGGAAATTGTGAGATTTACCACTAGACGTGTGATACTGAGTCTCAGTAATATCACGGCAGCACCGCAATCCGGAACTTGGTTCTGAACTTGGCCTATTTCCAGTTATGAGGGTGCTCGCAATGAAAGCTCGCCTACCGAAGTCGCAATTCACCGGGGTGGCGATCTTCGCCGTCCTGGCTATCTCCACTGTCGTGTGGATCGCCGCAGGGCGTGGTCTATCCGCAAGCGCCGCTGGCGATGCCGCCGAGGGTTCAACCCCGCGCGCCAGCTCGCTCAAAACAGGCGTCTTGCTGGTGAGCCACGGCTCGCGCTCGGCTTCTTGGCGTAAGATGCTGCTCGAATTCCATGACGAAGTCGAGCCGCGGCTATTGGATTTGCCCGGCGTGAGCGGCGTGAAATCGGCGTTCATGGAATACACCGAGCCATCGATCGCCACTCGGCTCAAGGAATTCGACGCGGCAGGGTACGACCGGGTGATCCTCGTGCCGCTGCTATTGACCGTCAGCTCGCACTCGTTCGACGACATCCCCACCATCATCGGCGCCAAGGAAGACGCGCACTCCCTGGCGGCGATGAAGGCCGAGGGCATCGAGCGCTATGTGGCCAAGGCGCGGGTGTCCATCACGCCGCTGTTGGATTTTTCTGAACTGCTGGAATCGAACCTGCCGCGGCGCGTCAAGGCGCTCAGTCGCGACTCGGCCAAGGAAGGGGTGGTGCTGGTGGCCTATGGCGACGAGGGCTACGACCAGGAGTGGACCAGCTTCTTCTCCAAGCTGGGCGAAAACGTCTGCCAGAAGACCGGCGTGGCGGCGGCGACGCATTGCTGGTGCGGTCACATCGTGCGGTACTCACTGGAGCCGACGAAGGAGGCGATTCGCAAGGTCTTGAGCAACCACGAGCGAGCCATCGTCATTCCGGTGCTGGTGGCGCGGGATGAAATGTTTCAAGATCGCATCATCGGCAAGGCGGTCGAGGAATTGGCCGCAGGCGACCGCGTGGCGTACGTGCCCGACTCGATCCTGCCCGACGGCAAACTGACGAACTGGGTGATCGAAGCGACGCGGACGGCCCTGGCGAAGGAAACCGCGATCGGCCTGGCGGCCGAGGAGCGGCGGCGATGAAGTGGCGCGGCTGGATCGTCGCGCTGCATCGCGACATGGGGTATTTTTTCACGGGCGCGCTGTTGCTCTACGCGGTGTCGGGCCTGGCCGTGAATCACGTGGACGACTGGAACCCCAGCTTCGTGATCGAGCGCCGCGCGGTGACGCTCGATTTGCCGAGCGAGGCGTCGCAGGTGACCGAGCGAGCGGTGCTGGCCAACCTGGAACCGCTGGGCGAGGCCAGCAACTTGCGCGGCTTTGATTTTCCCTCGGCGAGCCGCGTGAAGATTTATCTCAAGGATGGCTCGATCGTGGCCCACTTGAGCGACGGCCAGGGAGAGTACGAGACGATTCGGCGGCGGCCGCTGCTCTATCAGGTCAACACGCTGCACCTCAATCCGGCGAAATGGTGGAAGGTGTTTTCCGACGTGTTCGCGGCATCGCTGATACTGATCGCCGCCACGGGATTATTCGTCGCGCGTGGACGCCACGGACTGGCCGGACGCGGCAAATGGTTTGTCGGGGCCGGGCTCGTGGCGCCGCTGGCGGCGATGATCTTGTTCAGTGGATAGGGATCAGTTCGCGCCGCGAGGGAGCAGTTGGTAGGCAAGTCGTTGCTCGCGGAGGCGGCGGTAGATCATCCAAAACGGCGGCAGCCACATGATGTCGGAGACGAGCAGGATGGCCAGAAAGTA from Pirellulales bacterium includes the following:
- a CDS encoding AAA family ATPase, which produces LVLDLTRKVAFFSTGMRQKLALAATLALDAPLVILDEPTANLDPTVRGEVLALVREARSAGRTVMFSSHVLSEIEHCCDRVVILRRGELVHTQVMADLRKQHRIRARLTGAWTPPPAHLAAELCVQKSDMGELRIETPGELSPLLGWLSQLPITEVRVEPVGLQALYDRYHQSEPL
- a CDS encoding ABC transporter permease subunit: MSTTSELAPRRAAGSDSALASTGALAISARDGELGARSFFNRALWGKALFECRGLLLASLALMFSFHWIFVWITSMVQLGPLADFVKTLPNGIQNLSGVPVNELATVAGRIALAYVDPVVLFTAAVWGISRGSDAVAGEIDRGTMEMLLAQPIDRLALLLTKGAVAVLGAALIAVVSFAGTWCGLTAVTLEEPTSIWAFLPAAINLFAMTFFLVGVSFAVSSFDRYRWRVIGLLGGFYTLSLIVNVMARMVEKLGWLEYFTFFGAYEPQGMTAFMLNEPAKAWAMSLHFDGLLIGLGLVGFAVSAVVFARRDIPAPL
- a CDS encoding tetratricopeptide repeat protein is translated as MSIRAVAIAVTILMLWLPAARCDEAAGQAKLDEAIDLKISAESVSQLGEVIRLAKEAIDEGLDADNKPFAEQLLASCLIQRGGAFAEAVLRGSPRQIQSPQQYRQLRAMAMTDLEQAIKIDEKQPHAWYLIGRLESTPGGDHERAIAAFDKALEIDIKDTLLRARALTGRALLLEDPAKQSADLDEAVKLAPDEVETVRARGMFLADQKKYEEAKRDLQKAVELEPGDALNEAALAAVLAEAREYDEALTHYNKAIELEPEAAQLYNQRARVYLLQGKASEAIEDLDKTLELIPDQPMALLLRANALHALGDRDRAMADVERVLKENNNFTPALRMRGMLLADSGKLKEAIESLRAAIEATPNDVELLLQMATIELASKDPEGAVRDYTRVLEQDADNWLAKQGRADAYLGLGKHQEALADYEAAFAAQPKNPTILNNLSWLLSTSPNDDLRDGARAVELAKTACEVTEYKQAHILSTLAAGYAESGDWDKAVEWSTKSLELADARQKEALSKELESYKQKKPWRESIASPLPAAEGEAAAEETESKDGQTAASEEAEGAKP
- a CDS encoding HDIG domain-containing protein gives rise to the protein MNRDSAWSLVCEYTQSDSLRKHMLAVESAMRAYAARYDEDVEQWGIVGLLHDFDYERWPDPPDHPLEGAKILAERGYTAEVIYAIKSHADYLTDCPRISRLDKALYACDELAGLVTATALVRPEGIRGLEARSVKKKFKQKTFAAAINRDDITRGAADLGVPLDEHIQFVIDAMQGVAEELGLTGSNS
- a CDS encoding PepSY-associated TM helix domain-containing protein, which gives rise to MKWRGWIVALHRDMGYFFTGALLLYAVSGLAVNHVDDWNPSFVIERRAVTLDLPSEASQVTERAVLANLEPLGEASNLRGFDFPSASRVKIYLKDGSIVAHLSDGQGEYETIRRRPLLYQVNTLHLNPAKWWKVFSDVFAASLILIAATGLFVARGRHGLAGRGKWFVGAGLVAPLAAMILFSG